From Prevotella melaninogenica, the proteins below share one genomic window:
- a CDS encoding Na+/H+ antiporter NhaC family protein, translated as MTENKKGLLALSPLLVFIVLYLVTSIVSGDFYKVPITVAFMASSIFAIAISGGYPLAKRIEIYSKGASTDNMMMMLWIFVLAGAFANSAKDMGSIDATVNLTLSVLPDNMLLPGLFLAACFISMSIGTSVGTIVALTPIAAGIATSTGSSLPFVVATVVGGSFFGDNLSFISDTTVVATRTQECKMADKFRVNFFIVAPAAVLILLVYIFLGRDIHTTGQVANVDIYRVIPYMAVLICALFGMNVMAVLTIGIVLTGAIGIIDSSYDVYGWFGSMGAGIKGMGELIIITMMAGGMLEIIRENGGIDYLIKMITRHVNSKRGAELTIAFLVSLVDICTANNTVAILTVGGIAKQIGDRYGVDKRKAASILDTFSCCAQGLIPYGAQILMAAGLAKINPVSIVPFLYYPMLLGITAFLSILFHYPRRYS; from the coding sequence ATGACAGAAAACAAAAAAGGACTCCTCGCGTTGAGTCCGTTACTTGTATTCATCGTACTATATCTGGTCACTTCAATCGTATCGGGTGACTTCTATAAGGTACCGATTACCGTGGCTTTCATGGCTTCGAGTATCTTTGCTATCGCCATATCAGGAGGCTATCCACTCGCAAAACGAATTGAGATATACAGCAAGGGAGCCAGCACAGACAATATGATGATGATGTTGTGGATATTCGTACTTGCTGGAGCATTCGCCAACTCGGCTAAGGACATGGGCAGTATTGACGCTACGGTCAACCTAACCCTCTCCGTCCTACCAGATAACATGCTGCTGCCAGGACTCTTCCTCGCTGCTTGCTTCATCTCTATGAGTATCGGAACGAGCGTCGGAACTATCGTTGCACTCACCCCTATCGCAGCAGGTATTGCTACTTCTACGGGGAGTTCGCTCCCTTTTGTCGTCGCAACCGTCGTCGGTGGTTCGTTCTTTGGCGACAACCTTTCGTTTATTAGCGATACAACCGTTGTGGCAACGAGAACACAGGAGTGTAAGATGGCAGATAAGTTTAGGGTAAACTTCTTCATCGTTGCCCCTGCAGCAGTCTTGATTCTGCTTGTTTATATCTTTTTGGGAAGAGACATACATACCACAGGACAGGTTGCCAACGTTGACATCTACAGAGTAATTCCTTACATGGCAGTACTGATTTGTGCGCTCTTTGGTATGAACGTGATGGCTGTATTGACCATTGGAATCGTCCTCACAGGTGCTATCGGCATCATTGATAGCAGCTACGATGTCTATGGTTGGTTTGGAAGTATGGGCGCAGGAATCAAAGGAATGGGCGAACTGATTATCATCACGATGATGGCAGGTGGTATGTTAGAGATTATCCGTGAGAATGGTGGTATCGACTATCTCATCAAGATGATCACCCGACACGTCAACAGTAAGCGCGGAGCAGAGCTAACAATAGCTTTCCTCGTAAGTTTGGTGGATATCTGTACAGCCAATAATACGGTGGCAATCCTTACCGTGGGCGGTATTGCAAAGCAGATAGGCGACCGCTATGGCGTAGACAAACGTAAGGCAGCTAGCATCCTCGACACCTTCTCATGTTGTGCGCAGGGCTTGATTCCTTATGGTGCACAGATATTAATGGCAGCAGGTTTGGCAAAGATTAACCCTGTGAGCATCGTCCCATTCTTGTATTATCCAATGTTATTGGGCATCACAGCCTTCCTTTCTATCCTCTTCCATTATCCCCGTCGTTATTCATAA